Below is a genomic region from Medicago truncatula cultivar Jemalong A17 chromosome 3, MtrunA17r5.0-ANR, whole genome shotgun sequence.
CTCTTCTTGGACATCAAACCtggaattaaaaataagaaaggaGCACATTAATTATTGCATGCAATgtaactttaatatatatatatatatatatattaaatgatatCTGAATGAATTACCAGATGGAGAAAGTTCACGATAAATAGGAAGATCTTCCAGTACTAGAGTCCCTTGGACCGTTGCATCGGTAGCATTCCATTCTATTGGCGAAGTTATGCTCGTTACACCCAGACCTACACATTTCAGTTCTTGGTAATGTTAGTGGGAGTTTCATATTGGACGAGAGATAATCATGTTTATAAGTGAGACTTAAAAACTAGTTTTGTGGGATTGATTTAGGTCCAAccacaatatttttaaaagtatcACGAAGTATATATGATATGAGAAGAAATTGCAACGTATAATGAAAGAAATGATTGACATGAAACCTGGTGCATATCCAGTCACCGGATTTCCAGCCGGGGCGAGTGGAGGCACCGCCACCAGCGCTGCCTGCTCCAAAACCGTATGGTGATCTCAATAATCGTGGCATGTCTGAGGAGTCAGAGGAGAAGGTATCAATATCCTTAGGGGCACCACATTTGAAGCAGCTGGAGCGGCTGGCAAAGTTGTGAGCTCCACAGTTTCCAACAGTGCAATACCAGTCACCAGGACGGACATCAGGGCCGGTGGTGAAAGGAAAAGGGGAGCTAGAGCCTCTTCCACCAAGAAAGGAGCCACCAAAATCAACGGCGCCGCAGCCAGAAGTCATTCTTGACTCCCCACATCGTTGGCAAGATTCTCTTCTTTGAAAGTTGAGGTGGTTGCATGTCCTGCAGTTCCAATCTCCTGGTCTgctcatctttcttcttaattCTGTTATACACAAATATCAAATATTAGAATGAATGTGTATGTTAACTTTAACGTTCATTCTGTTATACAAAATTCAGTTGTAACAATATTTACTTACCTCActtgagtgagtgagtgagtgagttgAGTAGTACAAGAGAAGAGAAGTAGAGTAGTGAGTAAGTTGAAATGAAAGTGATGAGAAGAGTAATTGAGATTATGGTGGCTTTATATACTGCCAAAATTATTCAAGTCCCTCCCTCGATTCTCGGACAAATCTCTAGCCAGCCAGTGCGCACTAGGGTAGGGTAAGGTAACCTctccaattaattttttttctttttggcttCCTTAATTCTACCAATTGCTATGTCATCAAAAACTATATTCGAAAAAAGGTTATAAGGAGTTTTCCAACGGCCACTCTATTTTACCCCATTtatactccctcaatattttttttaggtatcCTCCGCACGCAACTGCCTCTTTTATACTGATCCATCAAACTTTGTGAGACCCCCCAAATATACTCCATATTTTTTACCAATGAAACATCTAACACAAGCCATTGGTAtttaaaaaacttgtttgaCATTGGGTAGAATGTCAATCTCAAGGGGGCCCAACCACTTCTTTGACACTAATGGAACCTTCGTCCAACATAGTTCAATTGTTATCTACACCACTCTTGCATCAGATATGCACCGAACAAATATTCCAACGGTCATAAACTTAGAATTCTCCATAATCCATAACACTTTCGACCATCATAATCACCCAATTTTTCACTTTTACTGAACTTCGTCGCTCTTCAACAGCTCTGTTCCCATGCTTATAAAAAGAACCCTTGATCGTTCCACAAGAAACACACTATTTCTATCTCGAAACCTCATTTACTTTTTGGTACCCCCAACTCGCTCCACAATCGTTGCTGCTAGTCGGATGTCGTTCTTTTATCAGCACAAATCAGCTAGCAACACAATTGTCAATgcactcttttattttatttttcaatttatatgGATTCCATCAATTGAAAGTGTCTTGCTAGCACCCAACACTCTCCATCTCTTTATTGAAAACCTTcatgtttttcaaataaaataaaaaatgcagcaaattttcttcattcaacaTCCCAAAATATGTAAGGGAAATctagaaatttttaaaaaaaaaattaccattcATGTGAAGTCTCCGTTTCAAAAAATGAATGGTGATGGAATGAAAAAACGCATAAAAGAGATTAATCTCAGTGTAGAGATATCAGATACGACAAATAAAGAATAAACAAATGGTTCTCGGTAACCAGAAATTACCTAGATTGTGAAACAAATTAGTTTAATGGATAATTTGTGTGACATAGGTATTAGGCTTGATGCTCAACTTTATGGATGAGCTCGCAGGTGACCGAAAAACAATCTTGTGCTTAAGGGGAggttttaatatattatttttggcttattaaaaaaaatagttgtaataACTATTGAAGTTTAGTATGTTTTGTTCAACTTTGTCAAGCTGCGCTTTTTCGTTCCACAAAGTAAAATTAGCATTGCACTGTAATCTCTAGACACTGCATTGCCCATATATGCCCTATATTTTAAATCTTGTAGTATAgtcataaatataatataagacCTTTTGACTGTCCTAATTGGCGGGGAAAGAATCACAATAAAATTTGGATAAGAAGAAACGCAATTCATTTGTTTTATCAGCCGACAAAATGAATATTCCTCACACTTCAAGGAAAAACCTTAAGATTGATCACAGAGATTGTTGACCCCAGTGCTTACTAGTATGGCCCATGCAGTTTAACTATattcaaaaatatttgtaaGGAGGTGTCACGTCTCACTTTGAATATTATGTTTTCATAACCTAGGCTGGGAGTTATGAGGTCGTCACAAACCATATGGTAAAAATCGGTCATGCTTTACAATTTTGAATATTCCTCTTTTTGTACTTAGAGACTtaatttctatctttttttttttataaaggatTCATTTATTTTTGCCGTAAGTCAAAATGGTTATAATATCACATAGCCACATtgggtaatttttttattttttttttacaaaaataaacgatattcattcattcaaattgatagagtacatcgatacaatataaatccaaattcgctaaaaacaaaatggatgaatttgtgaacaatcccacatcatccatgttaatagcataaaacggcaaagtacctatgcctacaaatatgactatattcatgtctctggaatactcatgtctccggatctgcaacgttgacgacgccaaagtcattgtcattgatcggatctgcacttgctaaaagctaatctttcaacctgaatcaaataaacaccgcactaagacgggaaatcaaaaacacaccgcataaagacggaaaatcaaaacaaacaaagagacgacgaaatcacaaaaacaaacgaaagaaaacaaaaaatatgtgaaatcacttattcaactaggatagaaggaaaaacaattcagaggggtgatttttaggtcaaaattgacccaaaaatcacccctctaaaaagaagaagaaaaagaagaagaaaaaggtgaCAGCTAGGGTttgagaatgagagaagagagagaggaagaaaggTTCTTCAATGGTACTCTTATTAAGAGGTAGCTTCAAGGGTGACGGCTAGGTAATGTTCTTTTTTAATACTTCCTCTTACTAACCTACTTACTAACATCTTCAATGGTACTCTTATTAAGAGGTAGCTTAAAGTAGTcacatcaaataatcacttcaactttaattttaatgtCTAATAAACACTCATTTCCTCAAACGGAATAACTCTTAAAAAATCACTTCATTTTTAACATTGAATTCAttcgttaattttttatttgaaatatgaTGAAAGAAATTGAATAAAGAATGCAATAGAACCACATTTACGCAAGAGAGAAACAATGATTATACAAGTCTTGCATCTCAATAGCAACCCTTCTTATTTATTCTACATGCTATTAGACAAAACATCTCTCGTTGAAGATGCTCCTAATGATCAAGATCACGGAATGTAAAATGTCTACAATCCTCCTAGCAACCTAATTAAATCAATGTTCGGcgtgtaaataaaaaaaaagacaatttaattccttacaatttttttgcagttcattttagtcccatgacaaaaacaaaaaaacaaaaaacaaaaaaaaaaacctactaTGTGAACGTTTAGAATTCCGTTGAAAAAGTCTCAAAATCCTCACCGTCAGGAGAGATGGATTGATTCAGTCGAATGTTTGAGGTCTGCTGAATGGAATTTCAAATCACATTAAAGATAAGATACTATGGTACATATGTTAGGAGTTATGTAGATGATAATTTATCAACGTTATGCATCAACCCTACTCTTTGTAAGCGGTCCCAAATAGTGATTAAAAGTTGTCCCTAAATGAAAATATCttctaaaattattatatgtatCGATAAAACACtcaaaaacaacattaataaatataactcaTTGGTTTTgatggtttttttatttatttttcttcttataattgaGATCATATATAATACTACTTTTGATAATATTATACGAAAAAGTTGAATCAACAAAATTTgatgtatttaatttaaaattttgttcaaGAACATCAACTTTTATTGATTAAAGTTTCCTTATAAATGATTGACCATGGTCAATTAGTTGTGAAGCTAACCGATTAGGTTCAATCTGATTGATTTTTTGTGCGAGTATCTCTTATAAATTTTTGCGCGACTAATATCTCTTTATAACAATAAGCATTTTCCTAATAAAGTTCCAACTGGACCATTTCTTGTATTTTATAAGCTAAGATCAAGAGTACTGTAATTATTAATCGTTGTGTTAAGAGTTCCACATTGGATAGGAGATGgctgaaaatgtgtttataagtggcgGCAATCCCCACCTCACaaaccggttttgtggggttgtgttagaccCAATTACCATTTTTAAAATGGTATTAGAGCCTCTTCAAGATCCATTGGaccacctgctatcaggtttctgCTATCGGAGCatcccaccatttatgtccataaaccaagcccaatagtgttGGTCGTGAAAATGTGTTCATATGTGGGGACGATCCTCACCTCACAATTAGTCAGTTTCATGGAATTGTGTTCGGCCCAACCACCATTTCTAAGACGTTGAATTCTTGTTTTCTCCCATTCAAATTATTTGATGTAGTATTAATTAACATCCATCTTTTATGGCAAAAAGTAAAAAGAGATTGAAATCtgaatttctcttttaaatttcaCCCTCTCTCTTTTCTAACATAAAAATTGAGTGCAAAAGAGAGTGCggtaaaaaaatgtagatatgtGAAGTGAGCATATATTCCAAAAATGTGTATAGCTCCAAGACGTAGGCGAAGTAAAAGTAAAAGTTGCATGGCAATTACTTCAAGGAACGTCCTTGGTTTTCAAATTATTGCACTAGGAAACCATTTAGTGAAAGAGAAACGATTCTCATTGATGACTAAATGTCGATTGGAATTGAAGGAATAGTTCAAAAACCAAAGAAAGGAGAACAAAACTTGGTATAGTTTCGATAAAGatagttgaagatgatgatggaaGAGAAGTCTTCGAGGTTCATATTTTGaccatcttttctttttcttttttcccctTCGTTACACTTATATGGCTTTTTCGCTGTCATGTTCCTTTTCCTTTCTCACATTGTCATATATTCCCTCACccttttcctttctcttttgtgaacaaaaaagagagagataTATAGGGAAAACATATAGCAACGAAAATCCcccaaactaaataaaaaaaatggaaatattaAATCTAACTAATAGAAATCATCcacaattttaatttcttggGGAAGGGTAAAGAAGGCTGCAGCAAGCTGTTGAAAGCAAAAAGAAAGGGTAAGGAGAGTACTGATTCGATTCTCTCATTGGGAAATGCTTCCATGCATGGCCATATCATCAAACCCATGGACGCCTAACGTATACATATGCTACTATAtttactttatctttttcttataatctttttttaatcatattgtTAATATGGTATCTTAGTAATTATGATTGAGTCTAACACAActttcataaaattgatttgtGAGTTGATGATTGCGGTCACTTATAAACATTTGTATATACCATCTCTCATCTAATGTGGAACTTTTTAACATATTCTCTCGCGTCCATCAATTTCAGATTTGGATATGGATATAAATAGTGGGTGATTCATAGTGAAAACCTGATATCAAATAATGCAATGAATTTAATAGGAGGCTCTAAATTTTAGCGCATTCAACAAATTTTACTAGCTACCTAGGTATGTAGCGTGAACACGTAAATGAATATAtagttttaaatattaatatattcaatCTACAAATGTGTTTGATATGGACGTACTAAAAATGATCTAAATGTATACATCtactatttttagtaaaaactgaattttataataataaaaaaaggaagaatataaattatattttagtcgTCACTCATTTTTGCAATGAGACCTTATTAGCTGCATGATCTTGTAAAACTTTCTCTCCTTCACTAGGAAAGGGGAAGTGGAAAAAGTACCACACGATTTGGGTTGGATTAGAAGAGTGTATGATAAAACTAACCAAATGATGTCAATGGAGGACGATTTGTGGGATCTTTCTCAAAGTCAAAGAAAGGTAAAGGGTCGGTCCCGTGACGATCGATGAATTGTAGTGGTTATCCATGGTGCTCCAGTGTGACAGAGGTTGAATCTTTACAGCGGAGGTGAAAGATGTCTGCAGGCACGTTAACACTCTAACGCTCAAGTTAGAATCTGAGAGATGTGGAAAAGTGCAGAAAAATGGTGAAAGTGAATTGTACCTTGAGGGTGATGAGAAATTACCCTTACATAGGCATGAAGACACTTAAAATGTGGTGTGATCAGTGGAGTCTATGTGGTTACCCGAATAGAGCTTGGTGTGCTCCCTCGTCGTGTTGTCTATGGTTCCTCAAGTGTAGGTCCTATGGGTCCTGCTTTTGCAGGTTTCTTGTCGGTCTAGAACAGTAAAATTGGATTTATTAAAAATAGGAGGATTAACTATTACACTTATTAAAAATAGGAGGATTAACTATTACACTGGATCCATATTAGACAACTATTCAATTTGCATATACATTTAAAATAGTTTTCTTTAATAATCACCGGTTTACTTGCATTTATAACCCGTCTTTTATATTTACTTCAATTTCTTTGATAGTTAGTTCAAATCATTTGAACTATCTGCTAGTGTTGTCCATCTCTCTATACATGACGTAAtattaaggtgtgtttgtttcaagtctACGAattccattttaaaaaatatatagttaaagAATGACTATATTCACATTTGTTAAaagtttaagaaaaaaaagtattctTAGGAAGAGAGGTTCTCAAGAATGGAATAGCATCatataacttttaaaatttacatGGACTATTATCATGTGAGAGTAAAAATGTGCCATCCTGATGAAATACtgtatggatttttttttaaattataactttCAATTTTGAATCCATAAAACAAATTTTCAGGTAAGCTaaccctaaaaataattttttaattcataaaacaaacGCCTaaggtatttatttattttttttctgacAAGAACGCCTAAGGTACTTGCCTCTAGagttataataattttttgaaagcgagcttataatattattatttttactcgTTGAGAGTTATAATAgtaatacacaatttttattattcaaaatgagaaaaatacgTATATATGTATGTCAGTACTCGGTATGTGTTACATCTacatagttttgtttttaattgttgcATGCACGTGAGTTGGTAGAAAGACGTGAGTGACGCCATCATAAATTCATAATGATAaaagtttttccttttcttttactttttatacCTCCAAAATCTTTTATAATATGCTCATGAGAGTCCCCAAATGTCCatcttctttgatttttcacTGTTTTTGACCCTAATGTCCTTCTTCCTTGATCTTTTGAGTGCACGAGCTTCAAACAATTAATATCGATCTCTCAATTATCTAATACCTCACTAATTACTACTATATAATATACTTTTTATGTTTCTATACACAATGCAATtacaagttttcatttttcttttttgcgtTGGTTTTCTTTCGGCAGTGGACGGTTGTATTTGGTTAGGATTAGCAAAAATCATGGACTGTTCTTTATTTCTCGGGCCTTAACTATGTATTCTTAGTCCCTACAATGACTTGCTTTTTGCAcccttttttctctttctaataaGCACAAATTCATACGAGATATAGGGACAAACACACTAACATCACTGTGAATCGAGCAAATTTTGTGGTAAGATGTACTCGCTGCGCCTTAAGAGATTGGTCTTCACATTTGTGCGTAGATAATATGTTGGtttaccccaaaaaaaaaaaaaaaaacatcttaatAAAATGTCAAATGATATAATGAACTCTAGCACTCGTTTTATTCACGTTTGGCTTATTACATTTTGTCTCAAAGACATAATAGAAATACATAAAGCAACATACATAACCATGGCTGAATAAAAATTTGC
It encodes:
- the LOC11431968 gene encoding uncharacterized RNA-binding protein C17H9.04c produces the protein MSRPGDWNCRTCNHLNFQRRESCQRCGESRMTSGCGAVDFGGSFLGGRGSSSPFPFTTGPDVRPGDWYCTVGNCGAHNFASRSSCFKCGAPKDIDTFSSDSSDMPRLLRSPYGFGAGSAGGGASTRPGWKSGDWICTRSGCNEHNFANRMECYRCNGPRDSSTGRSSYLS